From Nitrospirota bacterium, a single genomic window includes:
- a CDS encoding transposase, translated as MARPLRVQYPGALYHVTARGNERKAIFRTDADREQFLAVLAQAVARYRLRLHAYVLMDNHYHLLLETEEANLSLALRHLNGVYTGYFNRAYDRVGHLFQGRFKAIVVDKTSYLLELSRYIHLNPVRIRQPLALARYPWSSYWAYIGRRAAPAWLAREAVFKEQGSGLLN; from the coding sequence ATGGCGCGACCGCTGCGGGTGCAATATCCGGGGGCGCTCTATCACGTCACGGCCCGGGGGAACGAACGCAAGGCCATCTTCCGCACCGACGCGGACCGGGAGCAGTTCCTCGCCGTGCTGGCGCAGGCCGTGGCGCGCTATCGACTGCGGCTGCACGCCTACGTCCTCATGGACAACCACTACCACCTGCTGCTGGAGACGGAAGAAGCCAACTTGTCCCTGGCGCTGCGGCATCTCAACGGCGTGTACACCGGCTACTTTAACCGGGCATACGATCGCGTCGGCCATCTCTTCCAGGGCCGGTTCAAGGCCATTGTCGTCGACAAGACGAGCTATTTGCTGGAACTGTCGCGGTATATCCATCTGAACCCGGTCCGCATCAGACAGCCGCTGGCCCTCGCACGCTATCCCTGGAGCAGCTATTGGGCCTATATCGGGCGGCGGGCGGCGCCAGCCTGGCTCGCGCGTGAGGCCGTGTTCAAAGAGCAGGGGTCAGGTCTATTGAATTGA